The following coding sequences lie in one Sorghum bicolor cultivar BTx623 chromosome 6, Sorghum_bicolor_NCBIv3, whole genome shotgun sequence genomic window:
- the LOC8067453 gene encoding ATP-dependent DNA helicase pfh1 produces MRETDKEDGKGNIDEIKQYRDAHWVTPPEALWRIYGFDLSKNHPLVQQLQLHLPNMHMVAFHKRDKVEKIINRPGVEESMLTAYFDANRHDEEARKILYRDFPEYFTWQSDGKFWQKRKNSVFQTGTVISAHPAEGERYFLRVLLNNVAGATSYEHLRTVDGVLLPSFREAAERRGLIEEDNTLDECLTEATLFEMPTSLRRLFATILVFCEPHDVMGLWIKHYNAMSEDYSRNNPSSDLVQQMVLIDIRNMLQSMGKDIRSFPLPDIDYSYDDASQIPREIFEEASVEQNPEDVLLCDSLNAEQKSAYNEIMAAVYSKQGGLFFVDGPGGTGKTFLYRALLAKLRSQDKLAVATATSRVAAAIMPSGRTAHSRFKIPLTLQEGGCCSFTKQSGTAKLLQQAALIIWDEASMTKRQNVEALDNSLRDIMGRSHLPFGGKTVVLGGDFRQVLPVVRKGSRAQIVGASLRRSYLWESMRHLKLVHNMRAQSDPWFVDYLLRIGGGTEEVNGDDNVRIPDEICIPYSGDAEKDLHSLIDIIFPNLNANMADKDYITTRAILSTRNDWVDMINMKIIDMFQGGETMYHSFDTAVDDPHNYYPSEFLNSLTPNGLPPHVLKLKLGCPVILLRNIDPANGLCNGTRLVVRGFRRNTIDAEIVVGQHAGKRVFLPRIPLYPSDDEMFPFQFKRKQFPIRLSFAMTVNKSQGQTIPNVDVYLPAPVFSHGQLYVAMSRATSRTNIKILALPPDAEAQEEDAKKMEKKNTKKNSVGKKPKTALNKKEKDKKTPATDGTFTKNIVFKEVLTP; encoded by the coding sequence ATGAGGGAGACCGACAAAGAGGACGGGAAAGGAAACATTGATGAGATCAAACAGTATAGAGACGCCCATTGGGTGACGCCTCCAGAAGCGCTATGGAGGATATATGGCTTTGACTTGAGCAAGAACCATCCGCTAGTACAGCAGCTGCAGCTTCATCTACctaacatgcacatggtggcatTTCATAAACGGGACAAGGTCGAAAAGATCATTAATAGACCAGGTGTAGAAGAGTCAATGCTGACAGCATACTTTGATGCAAACAGGCATGATGAGGAAGCTCGTAAAATCTTATATCGGGACTTCCCAGAGTATTTTACCTGGCAGTCTGATGGTAAATTCTGGCAGAAAAGGAAAAACTCTGTTTTCCAAACTGGTACAGTCATCTCGGCTCATCCTGCCGAGGGTGAACGCTACTTTCTTCGTGTTCTCTTGAACAATGTTGCTGGTGCTACCTCATATGAACACCTCAGGACAGTTGATGGAGTGCTACTACCTTCATTTCGTGAAGCTGCAGAAAGGAGGGGTCTAATCGAAGAGGATAATACCCTAGATGAATGTCTAACGGAAGCTACTTTGTTCGAGATGCCTACCTCTCTACGAAGGCTATTtgcaacaatattggtattctgcGAACCGCATGATGTGATGGGGTTGTGGATAAAACACTACAATGCAATGTCAGAGGACTATAGCCGCAATAATCCATCCTCGGATCTCGTACAACAGATGGTTTTGATAGACATTAGAAACATGTTGCAGTCTATGGGTAAGGATATAAGGTCATTTCCTCTTCCAGATATTGATTACTCATATGATGATGCCAGCCAAATACCTCGTGAGATATTTGAGGAAGCTAGCGTTGAGCAGAATCCTGAAGATGTGCTATTGTGTGACTCACTCAACGCCGAGCAAAAGTCTGCCTACAATGAGATAATGGCAGCTGTCTATAGCAAACAAGGCGGGCTATTCTTTGTGGATGGACCTGGTGGGACGGGAAAGACATTTTTGTATAGGGCACTTCTCGCAAAACTACGTAGCCAGGATAAGCTTGCCGTTGCCACAGCTACATCTAGAGTCGCAGCGGCCATAATGCCAAGCGGGAGGACGGCTCACTCACGTTTCAAGATACCCCTAACTCTTCAAGAGGGCGGTTGCTGTAGCTTCACGAAACAGAGTGGtactgccaagttgttgcagcaagCAGCTCTCATAATTTGGGACGAGGCATCTATGACAAAGAGGCAAAATGTGGAAGCACTAGACAACAGCCTACGTGATATAATGGGTCGGTCACACCTACCCTTTGGTGGGAAGACTGTTGTCCTTGGTGGGGATTTCAGACAAGTCCTCCCTGTTGTGCGGAAAGGATCTAGGGCTCAAATAGTTGGTGCTTCTCTACGAAGGTCATATCTTTGGGAATCCATGCGCCACCTAAAGCTTGTTCACAACATGAGGGCTCAAAGTGATCCGTGGTTTGTAGATTATTTGTTGCGCATTGGTGGTGGAACGGAAGAGGTTAACGGAGATGACAACGTTCGTATTCCAGATGAGATCTGTATCCCGTACTCTGGTGATGCTGAGAAAGATCTTCATAGTTTGATTGACATCATATTTCCAAATCTGAATGCAAACATGGCAGACAAAGACTACATCACCACCAGAGCGATTTTATCTACACGTAATGATTGGGTGGACATGATTAATATGAAAATAATTGATATGTTCCAAGGTGGTGAGACGATGTATCACAGTTTTGACACCGCGGTAGATGATCCACATAACTACTATCCATCGGAGTTCCTTAATAGCCTGACCCCCAACGGGCTGCCACCACATGTCTTGAAGTTGAAGCTCGGGTGTCCTGTCATATTGCTTAGGAATATTGACCCCGCCAATGGGCTATGCAACGGTACAAGGTTGGTGGTGCGGGGGTTCCGAAGAAATACAATCGATGCTGAAATCGTTGTGGGGCAGCATGCTGGGAAACGGGTATTTCTTCCTCGAATACCGCTATACCCATCTGATGATGAGATGTTCCCTTTCCAGTTTAAGAGGAAGCAGTTTCCTATCAGACTAAGCTTTGCCATGACGGTCAACAAGTCACAGGGTCAAACTATCCCAAACGTGGATGTGTACCTACCCGCACCAGTCTTCTCTCACGGCCAGTTGTACGTTGCGATGTCCAGAGCCACATCAAGAACGAATATTAAGATCCTTGCCCTACCACCTGATGCGGAGGCACAAGAGGAGGATGCCAAAAAGATGGAGAAGAAAAATACTAAAAAGAATTCTGTGGGGAAAAAACCTAAGACTGcgttaaataaaaaagaaaaggataagAAGACCCCAGCAACGGATGGAACTTTCACGAAAAATATTGTTTTTAAAGAGGTCCTAACGCCATAG
- the LOC8067718 gene encoding polynucleotide 5'-hydroxyl-kinase NOL9 — translation MRVEDRARARVGEMETGCGAGQKLEEEEAPAAQREREREWEEAAEAVAYDSCTWPPPVVAVCGPGNSGKSAFSRLLLNTLIDRYKKVGYLDIDVGQPEFTPPGFVSLHVFEEKPKDLTILYLRNPKRCFFFGDICAKRNPKLLLTYIFGLHDYFLQEFYCLGEVGNPKKSAIPLVINTSGWVKGTGLQVLTDMLKYVSPSHVIRVSTIVERKNLPGGMFWMNEGEGDSSVNVVEIPAAQNSPRHMLAKKEARIMRDLRLIAYFRQCLPREFPVFCFDDLVQGFGSIHPFRLPLSKIHVIDLHCQVSLSGTDVQRFLNGTIVGVATNDPPPLSTECSTPCCIGLGFIKAIHISEDCIHLITPVSHKLMEKVDILLLSSIAVPSCLLQASDTLTDITDRLREL, via the exons ATGCGAGTGGAAGATCGAGCGAGGGCGAGGGTGGGTGAGATGGAGACGGGATGCGGCGCCGGACAGAagctggaggaggaggaagcgCCAGCGGCGCAGAGGGAGCGGGAGCGGGAGTGGGAGGAGGCCGCCGAGGCGGTGGCGTACGACTCGTGCACCTGGCCGCCGCCCGTCGTGGCGGTGTGCGGACCGGGGAACAGCGGCAAGTCCGCCTTCTCCCGTCTTCTGCTCAACACTCTCATCGACAG GTACAAGAAGGTTGGATACCTGGATATTGATGTTGGTCAGCCTGAGTTCACCCCTCCAGGGTTTGTGTCGCTTCATGTTTTTGAGGAAAAGCCTAAAG ATTTGACAATTTTATACCTGCGCAATCCAAAGAG GTGCTTCTTTTTTGGCGATATTTGTGCAAAAAGGAACCCGAAACTTCTCTTGACCTACATATTTGGCCTTCATGATTATTTCCTTCAAGAGTTCTATTGCCTTGGTGAGGTTGGAAACCCCAAGAAATCAGCTATACCACTTGTTATTAATACTTCAGGATGGGTAAAAG GTACTGGGCTTCAGGTTCTAACAGACATGTTGAAATATGTGTCCCCATCTCATGTAATTCGAGTATCCACGATAGTAGAGCGTAAAAATTTACCAGGTGGAATGTTTTGGATGAATGAAGGCGAAGGAGATTCATCAGTGAATGTAGTTGAAATTCCTGCAGCACAGAACTCTCCTCGTCA TATGTTAGCAAAGAAAGAGGCACGTATTATGCGTGACCTGAGGCTGATCGCTTACTTCAGGCAGTGCTTACCAAGAGAGTTCCCTGTTTTCTGTTTTGATGATTTGGTTCAAGGCTTTGGTTCTATACATCCATTTCGGCTTCCTCTGTCAAAAATACATGTTATTGATCTGCACTGCCAG GTTTCACTTAGTGGTACTGATGTGCAGCGCTTCTTGAATGGCACAATTGTTGGTGTGGCAACAAATGACCCTCCTCCTTTGTCAACTGAATGTTCCACTCCTTGTTGCATTGGACTGG GTTTCATCAAAGCCATACATATTTCGGAAGACTGTATTCATTTGATAACACCTGTTTCTCACAAGCTTATGGAAAAGGTCGACATCCTTCTTCTGAGCTCTATTGCTGTTCCTAGTTGCCTCTTGCAG GCCTCTGATACATTAACCGATATAACAGACAGACTGAGGGAACTCTAG